In Rhodothermales bacterium, the sequence AAAGGTATCGCTCTATCCTGGGCATCGACACCGAACGATGGGTGTACGCCTACGCCAACGAACAACACGACGATTATCACATCATCCGCCGGCGGATGACCAACACCGGCAACACCGACGCCGATCCCGAGATCGAACTTCCCGGGCAGTCGCTTCATGATGTGTTGTTCACCGACATGTACCGTTGGCGGGGCAGAGAACAGGCCGCTGATCATGGCTCAAATGCTCAGCTCTGGGGTAAATACACGATGATCGATATTGTAGGTGATGGCAACCAGGTATATCCCGTTGACTTCTCGGCCATCTACATGTGGGCCGGTTATGACCCCGTATTTGCCTCCCAGTTCTGGGACAATATTGGCAGCCCCATGCTGCAGATTCGAAGAACCCAGGCCCCCGGCGACACCATCGGCCGACTGGCGGGGATGTCGATGCCGGGGCGGGTTGTCCTCCATGCGGACCATTCCCCCGACGATCGCCGCTACGACCCGGACACACAGCCTGTAGCGTTAGGCTGGATCGACAATGACGAAGTGCTGGCCGCTGATGGCAGCCCGGAGCAGGACTACTACGAGAAGGGGATGTTGACGCGCGAAAATCCCAGCGTCCTACCCGGTGGCTCCTCGCGCATGTTCCCCCACTATGCCGACCGTATCGAACCAAGAGGCGAATTCTGGAATTCGACCCGTGACGCAGCGAGCGGCAAGGCGGGAGGCCACTCCGCGTTGTTTACGTACGGCCCCTACCAACTGGCCTTCGGGGATAGCATCCAGATCGTCGAAGCCGAAGGCGCCGCCGGCCTCAGCTACAAAGCCGCCACCGACATCGGCGTCGCATTCAAACAGGGCGGACTCAACCGCGATCTGACCATCCCCTTCGATGCCGACGGCGACGGCGTCATCTCGGACATCCCCTGGAATTACGATGTCTACAAAAACGGTGGTGAGCTCCTCACCAAAAACCAGTGGGTGCTGACGGAGCGTGACTCCCTTTTTCAGATGATGTACCGCGCCCGGGATGTCTGGAACGCCAGCGCCGGCATGACCGAATATCCGATCATCGAACCGCCCCGGCCGCCGCGGCGCTTCGAAGTCACCTCCCTCCCCGATCACATCGCCCTCCGCTGGGAGGCCATGCCGGCTTCCCCCGATCCGGTGCAGTGGGAACTCTACCGCACCAGCGAATACGTGGATAACCTGCCCTACGAATTGCTGGCCGTTGTGCCCGGCTCCGCTCGTTCCTACGAGGATGCCGGCGTCATCCGTGGCGCGGAGTATTATTATTACCTCGTGGCCGTCGGCCCCCCGAACCCGGTCGATGAAAAGGGACTTGCCGGCACCCCGCGGGGGCTGCCGCTCAAAAGCGGGCGGTACTTCACCCAGACCTACTTCCCCACCGGGCTGCTGCGCTTTCCGGGTGAGGCGGTATCCGACTTCCGCATCGTCCCGAACCCGCTCAACCTGGCCGCGGATGAATCCGTCCGGCTTTTCCCCGGAGGAAATTCCACACTGAGCCAGGTCGATTTCCTCGATATCCCGGGGCGCTGCACCATCTCGATCTACACCGAAGTCGGCGAGCTCATACGGCGCATCGAGCATACCAATGGCAGCGGCAACACAACATGGGACCTGACCACGTCCTCCCGCCAGCCCATCGTAAGCGGGATCTACCTCGTACGCGTGGTCGACAACGATTCGGGCGCTGCCGACATCAAGAAACTGGTTGTGATACAATGAGGGACAGGGATACCACGCGGAGCGTCGGCCCCTCATCTCCCCTGTTCACCGCCCTTCCACCACACTGCCCTGCTCCATGCGCAACACCCGGTCCGCCAAAGCGGCGAGGGCCGGGTTGTGGGTGACGATAATAAACGTCTGGTCGTAGGCGCGGCTGAGGCGGATCAGCTCCTGGTGGAGGCTTTCGGCAGTTTTTACGTCCAGATTACCCGTCGGCTCGTCCGCCAGGACCAGGCCGGGGCGGTTCATGAGGGCGCGGGCCACGGCCACACGCTGCTGCTCGCCCCCGGACAACTCGCCGGGGCGATGCTCCAGCCGGCCACCGAGGTTGAGCGACGTCAGCAGTTCCTCGGCACGCGGGCGGGCCTCGCCGAAGGCCTTGTGCTGGATCAGCGCGGGCATGGCGACGTTTTCGACGGCCGTGAACTCGGGTAAGAGGTGATGAAACTGGAAGATGAACCCGATCGACCGGTTGCGGAAGGCGGCCAGCGCCTCGTCGTCTTTTTGAAAGATATCCTCTCCCTGAAACAACACCCGCCCGCCGGACGGGCGATCAAGGGCGCCGAGCATGTGCAGCAGCGTACTTTTCCCGGTGCCGCTCTCCCCCACGACCGCCACCACCTCGCCGCGATTGACGGTGAACGACACGTTTCGAAGCACCTCCAGCCGCTGCCCGCCGGCCATCGGGTACCACTTGCTCAGGTCTTCGACGACGAGCAGGGGTCGAACCGTTCCGTTGGCGCCCGCGGAGGCGACATGCTCCGGTGCTTCATCCATGCCGCTCGATCTCGTATTTGCCCATCTTATTATATAGATGTGAGCGCTGGATGCCGATCGCATCGGCCGTGCGGCTGATGTTCCACTCGTTCAAGGTGAGCTTGTGCTCGATAAACAGTTTCTCCGCATGATCGCGGAAGTCGCTGAACGACTCGTACTGATCGAGCATACTGGCCAACGAGGCGCCTCCGCCGCCGGCGTTGGGCTGCACGTACCGCTGCACGTCGCGCGGCAAGATCTCGTCGCCCTCGCTGAGGATGAGGAGGCGTTCGATGACGTTATGGAGTTCGCGGACGTTACCGCGCCAGTCGAACTCGGCCAGCAGCTTGAGGGCGGAGTCCGAGAAGCGCCGGGCCGGCAGGCCGTTGCGCTTGATCAGGTGCTCGCAGAACGTCGGCACCATCAGCGGGATATCCTCGCGTCGCTCGCGGAGCGGGGGCAGATGGATGAGGATGACGCTCAGACGATGGTAGAGGTCCTCGCGAAACTCGTGGGCGTCAATCTGGGCGAGGAGGTCCTTGTTCGTCGCCGCCACGACGCGTACGTCCACCGGAATGCTACGATCGCCGCCGACGCGGCTCACCCGGTTTTCCTGCAGGGCCCGCAGCACCTTGGCCTGGGCGGAGAGGCTCATATCACCGATTTCGTCCAGAAACAGCGTCCCGCCGTGCGACTGTTCAAATTTCCCGATCCGCTGTTTGGTCGCCCCGGTGAACGAGCCCTTTTCGTGACCAAACAGCTCGCTTTCGATCAATTCCCCGGGGATGGCCGCGCAGTTGACCTCGACCATCGGGCCGTCTTTCCGCGGCGAGAGGTGGTGGATCCACTTGGCGACAAGCTCCTTGCCAGTGCCGGCTTCGCCCGTTATCAGCACCCGCGCCTCGGTCGGCGCCACCCGCTTGATCGTGTCCTTGATCCGATGCATGACCGCGCTTTCGCCGATGATCGGAAGCAGCCGCGCCTCGTGGTGCTCCACGATGGTCTGGCGCATCCGGCGGTTTTCTTCCTGGAGATTCGAGCGGTCGAGCGCGTTGCGTAGCGTGACGAGCAACCGGTTCAGATCCGGCGGCTTCTCGATGAAGTCGAACGCCCCCAGCCGGGTCGCCTCGACGGCCGTCTCGATGGTGCCGTGTCCCGAGATCATGACGACGGGCAGTTCGGGAAGCTCGGTACGGACGGCCTGGAGGACCTCCATGCCGTCCATCCGCGGCATCTTGACGTCCAGCAGCGCGAGGTCGTAGCGGCCGGTCCGCAGCTTGGCCAGGGCGGATTCTCCGTCGACGGCTTCGTCGACCTCATATTCCTCGTATTCCAGGATTTCCCGAAGGGTGCGGCGAATGCTGGCTTCGTCGTCGATGACAAGAATACTGGCGTTGGCCATGGGCGAGCGTGCGGGCAGGTGGCGCGTTACGGGTTCTATGTTCCTGGTTCAACGTTCCTGGTTCAACGTTCCGGGCAAAGCATCTCCTGCCTGACCTACCCGCCCGGAACCCGGAACGCGTAACGCGGAACCTGAAACGCCCGTCTACTCCGATGCGGCCGCCAGGGCGTCGAGGCGGGCCGTGTAGTATGCGATCTCACGCGCCGGCGCGGATTCCGGGTATTCGGATTCGATGCGTTCGTACATCGTTCGCGCCTTGGCGAAGTTACCGGCGCTGGCGTAATTGCGGCCGGCGTTTAGCAAATACTGGGGGGTCGTAAAATCCGTCGCGAACACCGTCGCGGCGCGTTCGTAGCGTTCGGCCGCGCGGGCCGGTTCGCCTGTGTTTTCGTAGATGGCCGCCTCGGCCGCAAAGCTCGCGGAGCCAAGCACGGAATCGCCCTTGTCGAACGCTTCGAAGTGAGGCAGCGCCTCGGCGAACTTACCCAGGCGGTAGAGCGCGTCGCCGGCGTAATACGAGGCCAGGTTGCCGGCGTCGGTGCCACCGAATTCGCGGGCGACCTCCACCAAGCCGGCCGCGCCGGATTCCTCGCCGTCGAGCGCCACCTGGAAATCACCCCGTTCATACGCACGAACGGCCGCGGCGAGCGCCGTCTGCGCCTGTGCCTCCTTCTTTTCCTGGAAGAGGTTATACCCGGCGCCCAGGATCACCAACAACACCACCGCGCCGATAACCCCGAAAACCAGTGTTCGGTTATCCTCGAAGAAAATCGCCATGCGGCTATAAAAGGTGATCACCTTGTCTTCGCGAAGCTCGTGACGCCGCGATACCCGCGCCGGTGCCTTATGGGTTGCCATGATCGGATCGTACAGATGCTACAAAAGAGGAACGAATCGGGGTGACGCGTGCTCCATATCGGACCGCCGCGCCGTGTTAAGCGGCTTTCATACGCGCTTGATGGGACTGGTATCCCGTAAAACCCGCGCTTTTACGCAAAATGCTAAATTTGGTCATTTTTTGATTAATTCGCCCCGCGGGTTTGTCGTGCTATTGCGCGGTCGGTTATCTTTGCGCCTCCACTTGTACCACCAGTCCCAAAGGGGAATCGACTACCATGGCCATTAAAATAGGCATCAACGGTTTCGGACGTATTGGCCGGCTCGCCCTGCGCGCCATCCTGGCCGCCAAACCTGGCACCTTCAACGTCGTCGCCATCAACGACCTCACCGACGCCAAGACCCTCGCGCATCTCTTTAAGTACGACTCGGTCCACGGCATCTTCAAGGGCGAAGTGAAGGAGAAAGACGGCGCGATCATCGTGGGTTCGGATTCATTCAAGGTCTATAGCGAGCGCGACCCGAAGAACCTTCCCTGGGGCGCACTCAACTGCGACGTGGTCATTGAATCAACGGGCGTTTTCACGGCCCGCGACAAGGCCGCCCTCCACCTGCAGGCCGGCGCGAAGAAAGTGATCATCTCGGCCCCCGCGAAGGGCGAAGTGGACGCCACGATTGTGCTCGGCGTCAACGACCACGTGCTGACCGGCAAGGAGCAGGTGGTCTCCAACGCCAGCTGCACCACAAATTGCCTCGCCCCGCTCGTCAAAGTGCTCG encodes:
- a CDS encoding ABC transporter ATP-binding protein; translated protein: MDEAPEHVASAGANGTVRPLLVVEDLSKWYPMAGGQRLEVLRNVSFTVNRGEVVAVVGESGTGKSTLLHMLGALDRPSGGRVLFQGEDIFQKDDEALAAFRNRSIGFIFQFHHLLPEFTAVENVAMPALIQHKAFGEARPRAEELLTSLNLGGRLEHRPGELSGGEQQRVAVARALMNRPGLVLADEPTGNLDVKTAESLHQELIRLSRAYDQTFIIVTHNPALAALADRVLRMEQGSVVEGR
- a CDS encoding sigma-54 dependent transcriptional regulator, translating into MANASILVIDDEASIRRTLREILEYEEYEVDEAVDGESALAKLRTGRYDLALLDVKMPRMDGMEVLQAVRTELPELPVVMISGHGTIETAVEATRLGAFDFIEKPPDLNRLLVTLRNALDRSNLQEENRRMRQTIVEHHEARLLPIIGESAVMHRIKDTIKRVAPTEARVLITGEAGTGKELVAKWIHHLSPRKDGPMVEVNCAAIPGELIESELFGHEKGSFTGATKQRIGKFEQSHGGTLFLDEIGDMSLSAQAKVLRALQENRVSRVGGDRSIPVDVRVVAATNKDLLAQIDAHEFREDLYHRLSVILIHLPPLRERREDIPLMVPTFCEHLIKRNGLPARRFSDSALKLLAEFDWRGNVRELHNVIERLLILSEGDEILPRDVQRYVQPNAGGGGASLASMLDQYESFSDFRDHAEKLFIEHKLTLNEWNISRTADAIGIQRSHLYNKMGKYEIERHG
- a CDS encoding tetratricopeptide repeat protein, which translates into the protein MATHKAPARVSRRHELREDKVITFYSRMAIFFEDNRTLVFGVIGAVVLLVILGAGYNLFQEKKEAQAQTALAAAVRAYERGDFQVALDGEESGAAGLVEVAREFGGTDAGNLASYYAGDALYRLGKFAEALPHFEAFDKGDSVLGSASFAAEAAIYENTGEPARAAERYERAATVFATDFTTPQYLLNAGRNYASAGNFAKARTMYERIESEYPESAPAREIAYYTARLDALAAASE